The window CTAAAATTTAGGATATCTTTTTAGTTTATGATATATTTATATTATAAATATTAATATAATAATTTTTTGGTATGGTCATATACATTATTAATTAATATTTCAAGGGGGCAATTTAATATGAGACGAAATTCTTATGATGATTATCCATTAAATGATCAAAATGAGACGACTGCCATCATTAAAATTGAGAAAAAACAACGCCGAAATGATTCAATCGGATGAATTATTGGATCATTATTGTTAATTTTCTTTACAATTATTGCGGTTGGTCGGATTACTTTAATTGGACAGTTTATTGATGATGTTATTTTTACTTTTCCCTTTGGATGGTTTAAATACATTGTTTATTTGTTGTGCTTAATATTAGGAATCACTATTTTTATTGGGGTCAAAATAAAGCTAAAAAGACGGGTTCGTCATATGATCCTGGTTTTTGCAATTTTAGCCTGTTGAATGGTAAGCAATGTGTTATTAATTGTGCAGTTTGCACACCACGAAATTAAATATTTTGACCAAGATAATTTTGTTAATATTATGAGTAATTATATTAACCACTGACAAAAAGCATCTATTTTTAATCCGCATCCTCGTAATCCCATTACTTTTGTGGGTTTTAATGGTGATTGAATCACGCTATATGCGGGTGGTGGAATTATTGGAAACTTTATTGCCGCAATTTTTTCTTATTTAACAATTTTTGGTTCATTAGCATTAGCATTATGCTTTACAATGTTATGGTTTAGTTGGGTCTTTACTGGTTCTCCAATCGGGATGTTCCGTTCAAAAAAATGTCAAAATAACCATGGGATTCGGGTTGTTAAATTAACATCTAATAAAAATTGCAAAGCCAATAAAAAAGTCTTGCAAACTAGTATTTACCAATCAATTAATATTCCTGACGATGAAATCTTTTCATCCCGCCAGGTTATGCACACAACCGAATCTTCGGATATTACGATTCAAATGCCTTCCTTTACTGCTGCTCATGACCAGCGGTTGATTGAAGATTTAATTGCTGATGATTATCAACAAACTCGAAATAATAAAAATAAAAAACAAAATTATGTTAATTTTAATGAGCCACCAAACCGTCCTCAACCACCGCTTAAACCCGTTTATATTCCGAGTGAACATGAATATATTCAACCCCGTTATCGTCGCCAAGATAATAATAAATTAAATGACGCCCCCTTTTATTCATCAGCATATGGTAATAATGTTGATTTGTCAAAAGCGCGGGAAAAATTAAATTCCGAATCAGCAATTACTCCATTTGGAAAATTATCTAATAACTCAACGATGAAGACAAGTGAACTTCGTCAAACTTCAATTTATGATGAAAATGATCAAACCCAAGAATTTAACATTCTGCCTGTTAATACTCCGGTCAAGAATGAACCAGAATTTTATGATGATTTACCAGAGTTAACTCCTGAACCAAAACAAACCCCAGAAAGTTATGTTTCACAAACTGATCAAATTTTAGAAGCGCATAATAAAGCAATTAATCGTCAGTTAAATTGCCATAGTCCTAATTATCATGAATCCCCACCACCAATCTCACAACCACGGAATGTTGAAATTAATAAAAATGCAGCAGTTAATCCTAAAAAATTAACAATTAATGAAAGTTATGAATTACCAAAATTAAGTTTATTAAATGAAAAAGTAGTTAATTATCAAAATAATGAAATTAATAAACAAGCCGCCCAAAATAAAGCGTTGAAAATTAATGAAGTTTTTCAACAATTTAATGTTGCGGCAAGTGTCCAGGGCATTAATATTGGCCCAACGATTACTAAGTTTGAAATTCATATGCAACCTGGGGTGAAGGTTAATAAAATTACTAGTTTAGAAAATGATTTAAAATATGCTTTAGCAACCCAAAATGTGCGGATTGAAGCACCAATTCAAGGCAAATCTGCGGTTGGAATTGAAATTGCCAACCAAATTAGTAATAAGGTAACTTTACGGGAAATTATGGAAAAAACACCATTAGAAAAACAAAACAATAAATTATTAGTTGCGATTGGGCGTAGTGTAAATGGTGAAATTATTTTTATTGAATTAGATAAGATGCCCCATTTATTAGTTGCCGGGTCAACGGGAAGTGGGAAGTCAGTATCAATTAACACAGTTTTATCTTCCCTATTATTGCGAACAAAACCCCATGAAGTTAAGCTACTATTAATTGACCCAAAACAGGTTGAATTAGCAGTTTTTAATAATTTACCGCATTTACTAGCCCCTGTAATCTATGATACAAAATTAGCAAATGGGGCGTTAAAAAAAGTTATTGGTGAAATGGAACGTAGATATAGTATTTTATCGGAAAAAGGTGTTCGTAATATTGAAACTTATAATGCGAAAGTTAAAGCAGAAGATAAATTACCATACATTGTTGTTGTCATTGACGAACTTGCTGATCTAATGATGACAGCGGGGAAAGACATTGAAGATTCTATTATGCGGATTACCCAGTTAGCCCGAGCAGCGGGAATTCACATGATTATTGCCACTCAACGTCCATCAACTGATGTTATTACCGGAGTTATTAAAACTAATATTCCATCACGAATTGCGTTTGCTGTAGCTTCCTCAATTGATTCACGAACTATTTTAGACCAAACCGGGGCCGAAAAATTAATTGGATATGGAGATATGCTATATGCCCCAGCAGGGCAAAATATTCCAACTCGTGCCCAAGGAGCTTATATTTCCGATGAAGAAATTGAACGGTTAGTTCAGTATTGTCGTAGTCAACAAGATCCAGAATATGAAGAGGAGTTTTTAAATATTGACCAACCTGGGAGCAAAGAACCGGGCGGTCAAAATAATTTAGACCCCTTATACCATGAAATTAAACGGTTTGTGATTCTGAACCAAAAAGCATCAACTTCACTAATTCAACGAAAATTCTCGATTGGATATAACCGAGCAAGTCGACTAATTGATTTATTAGAAGACAACGGGGTTATTGGTCCCCAAAATGGGGCTAAGCCACGAGAAGTTTATATCCAAAATCTTGATTTAGATGATAATGAATGATAAAAAATCCTTAATTTATTTAAGGGTTTTTTATGGATAATTATTTTTTGTGGTTCTTAATTTTAATTTAAAAAATATTTAACCTTTTTTAAAAATATGTTACAATTATGCGATCTAACTATGAAACAAAGGAGGTATTTTGATGCGCAAGGAAGTTACAACCAATAGTCTAGTAACTATTGATGATGCTTTAGTTTGCAAATATTGTCAAAATAATATTGAAAATATTAAAGTCTTTCTCCGAACAAGAGTATTTCCTAATTTATGGAATGAAAAGTTGCTCTTATTACCCCTTGCCGAGGGGGCAAAGTTTTGTCAAGAATAACCATAAGCAATTAATATTGCAATCATTATTTGCCATTTTAAACAATACTATTTAATTTATTCAGAAAGTAAAGGAAAAAATCAACATCATAATAATGTTAAATTTAATCCGAAGGTATTACAAAAAGTTGTCCACTTAAATCATCCGGACCATAATGTCCAAATGAATCTTGCCAATGCCAATATCCCGCCTGCAAAATTTAACTCGGCGTTACAAATTAAACCTAATTTAATTAAAATAGTAGTAAAGACTAAGAAAAAATTTAAGACACCGCTTATCTTTGGAATGGTATTTTTATTAATTGTTGGGTTATTGTTAGGAGCAAGGTAAAGAATAAAATTATTTACTAATTCAGCTGGACCTGATGAAAATAAACCCGTTATGCCAATTATTAACCTGCGTGATTTAGGCAATTTATCAAAAGACTTAACGGGGAATTATCAAAATTATTATATTAATATCAATGATACCTCAGAAAATAGTTTGCAATCAGCTATTAAACGAGTTGTTCACTATGACAATAGTTTATTAGATCCTAATTTAATAAGTTTAATTGATCATCCGTTAACAACTTTGCGAACAAATGATGTGCTAGAACCGTTAAAAACAAATAATATTGCAATTGATATTACAGTTCCTGTCCAAACGGGTCTGTTGTGAAATGGGAAAGCCACCATTAATTTAACAGTTCATAATTTTGGCCAAAAAATTAAAATATTTGATAAAACAATTGTAAATGTTAATCAAATTAATAGTTATCAATATGTTTTAACTTCTGATGATATCATTTATGATGCTAGCAATGATTGGGAATAAGTTTTAACTTTATCTTCACAAGTAATGAAAATGGATGCTGGTGAAATTAATGTTAGCCAAGCGCTTTATGGTTTTACAAAAGACAATAATATATTTTTTATTGGGGAAAATAAAAAAGTAATTAGTAGTATTTTTGATATTTATGGGGCTCCGTTAACAAAAACAATTAAAAAAGTTTTAATGATTCCGTTTACTAATGCAAGTACTCTTCAATATCAAAAAATTTTCTTTCTTATTTTAACAACTGATGGGTTTTTATATTAGTTATTGTTTGATCAACGAGATAATACTTTCCATGTTGTAAAAAAAATTGACTATTTTACAATATTTCCTGAAATAATTAATGATATTTATTATAATCCTTTAGCAAATAGGATTGATGTTTATTATCAAACTAGCTTTGTTTCTTTTCCAATTAAATTAGATCTTGATATTGAACATGATGTTAAGATAGACCATAATTAAATTTCAAATGATTTTAAATTTGCTAAAATTTTTATAAGAATGGAGTGGAAATTAAAGTAGTAAAAACTGCTCCTAGTAATCTTGTGGATGGCTTAATAATTATGGATAATAAGGTTGAATATGATTTTAAATTTCCACCGAATTATGCTGATATTTTAAATATCATTATGGATGATTCTGTTAGCAATAAAATTAAATATGCTTTAGTCAGTAATTATGATGCAACTTTAAAAAAAATATAACATTGAATTAATTAAAATTGGTGATGGTATAAGCACTGGTGATTTAGGAGATGATTTTGAAGTAGTATTATAAGATTTAACTAATAATTTTTTTGAAGATACTAATGGTCATTTGTATTTGTTTGGTAAGCAAAATAATGAGTTAATTCCTTTATATTCTTCACAAAATGATTGACAGCAGCCAATAGCTTATTTTAATGAAGAGTTTTTGAACCACCAAGTGCAATTTGCGAAGATTCCCCTGGATAATTTTATTTTTACACAAAAAATAGTGTTTATAAATTTTAGAATAAACTATTAAGGTAATTTTGAATATTATTTGGTAGTTTATTTTATTTAAAAAAAAATATTAAAATAAATTCCTTTATTTATAATTTATATATATAATATGTTTGTAATAAATAATTTATTTAGTTAATTATTAGATATTAGCAAATATTGCTATATAATTAATTTATAAATTTTGGGGAGAAAATACATATTAAGGTGATTAGTAAAATGGCAAGAAAGAAAAAAAATGTAGATATAACACTGGAAAAAATAAATAATATTTCATTGAAATTAACAGATATTGAATTTCGCTATCGAGAAAATCATCCCAACGCTGTTGATGGGGTTAGTTTTGAAATTAACCATGGTGAATATGTAACTATTATTGGTCATAATGGTAGTGGGAAGTCAACAATTAGTAAAATCATTATTGGTGTTTTGCGTCCTCAAAATGGTAGTGTTGAAATTTTTGGAAATGTGATGACTAATTTAAAAATGAATGGGATTCGAAAATTTTTAGGAATTGTTTTTCAAAATCCAGATAATCAGTTTATTGGTTCGACCGTTCGTGATGATATTGCTTTTGGTTTAGAAAATCGTCGCATTCCCCAACCGGAAATGCAACCAATTATTGAAAGAGTGGCAAAACAAGTTGGGATGCTAGATTTTCTAAATCATGAGCCCTTAATGTTATCCGGGGGTCAAAAACAACGTGTGGCGATTGCGTCAGCCTTAGCTTTGCAACCAGAAATATTAATTTTTGATGAAGCAACTAGTATGTTGGACCCCAAAGGGAAAAAAGAAGTTAAACAAATTATGGTTGATTTAAAAAATACTCGTGAGAAAACGATTATTTCAATTACCCATGATATGGATGAAATTTTAAATGCCGATAAGGTTATTGTTATGAATAAGGGGAAAATGGTTAAGTGTGGGAAACCAGAAGAAATTTTATATGATGAAGATTTCTTACGCTCAATTCATTTAGATGTGCCATTTGTTTCCAAAATAATTGATTCTTTAAAAGCAGCCGGGTTAAGTGTTAAGAATACCTTAAGTTTAGAGGAGTTGGTGGATGAAATATGTCAAAAATAAAAAATAAAAAAAATGATGAAGTTAAAAATTTAGAAAGTAGCGACATTGTTTTTACCAATGTTTCGCATGTTTATGCGCCAAAAACTCCGTATGAATTTAA is drawn from Spiroplasma mirum ATCC 29335 and contains these coding sequences:
- a CDS encoding DNA translocase FtsK; translation: MRRNSYDDYPLNDQNETTAIIKIEKKQRRNDSIGWIIGSLLLIFFTIIAVGRITLIGQFIDDVIFTFPFGWFKYIVYLLCLILGITIFIGVKIKLKRRVRHMILVFAILACWMVSNVLLIVQFAHHEIKYFDQDNFVNIMSNYINHWQKASIFNPHPRNPITFVGFNGDWITLYAGGGIIGNFIAAIFSYLTIFGSLALALCFTMLWFSWVFTGSPIGMFRSKKCQNNHGIRVVKLTSNKNCKANKKVLQTSIYQSINIPDDEIFSSRQVMHTTESSDITIQMPSFTAAHDQRLIEDLIADDYQQTRNNKNKKQNYVNFNEPPNRPQPPLKPVYIPSEHEYIQPRYRRQDNNKLNDAPFYSSAYGNNVDLSKAREKLNSESAITPFGKLSNNSTMKTSELRQTSIYDENDQTQEFNILPVNTPVKNEPEFYDDLPELTPEPKQTPESYVSQTDQILEAHNKAINRQLNCHSPNYHESPPPISQPRNVEINKNAAVNPKKLTINESYELPKLSLLNEKVVNYQNNEINKQAAQNKALKINEVFQQFNVAASVQGINIGPTITKFEIHMQPGVKVNKITSLENDLKYALATQNVRIEAPIQGKSAVGIEIANQISNKVTLREIMEKTPLEKQNNKLLVAIGRSVNGEIIFIELDKMPHLLVAGSTGSGKSVSINTVLSSLLLRTKPHEVKLLLIDPKQVELAVFNNLPHLLAPVIYDTKLANGALKKVIGEMERRYSILSEKGVRNIETYNAKVKAEDKLPYIVVVIDELADLMMTAGKDIEDSIMRITQLARAAGIHMIIATQRPSTDVITGVIKTNIPSRIAFAVASSIDSRTILDQTGAEKLIGYGDMLYAPAGQNIPTRAQGAYISDEEIERLVQYCRSQQDPEYEEEFLNIDQPGSKEPGGQNNLDPLYHEIKRFVILNQKASTSLIQRKFSIGYNRASRLIDLLEDNGVIGPQNGAKPREVYIQNLDLDDNEW
- a CDS encoding energy-coupling factor transporter ATPase codes for the protein MARKKKNVDITLEKINNISLKLTDIEFRYRENHPNAVDGVSFEINHGEYVTIIGHNGSGKSTISKIIIGVLRPQNGSVEIFGNVMTNLKMNGIRKFLGIVFQNPDNQFIGSTVRDDIAFGLENRRIPQPEMQPIIERVAKQVGMLDFLNHEPLMLSGGQKQRVAIASALALQPEILIFDEATSMLDPKGKKEVKQIMVDLKNTREKTIISITHDMDEILNADKVIVMNKGKMVKCGKPEEILYDEDFLRSIHLDVPFVSKIIDSLKAAGLSVKNTLSLEELVDEICQK